A segment of the Bacteriovorax sp. PP10 genome:
TTTTACAGCTTGGTTAACTGCAGTTTTAACTAAGTCTTCAAGTGAAGCTACATCGTTAGGATCAACACATTCTTTGTTGATTGTGATCCCTGTGATTTGTTGCTTACCTGTAATTTTGATTTTAATCATTCCGCCACCTGAAGATGTTTCGATCTCACGT
Coding sequences within it:
- a CDS encoding YbaB/EbfC family nucleoid-associated protein, translating into MKGMQNLMKQAQQMQQKMATLQKELESREIETSSGGGMIKIKITGKQQITGITINKECVDPNDVASLEDLVKTAVNQAVKESQDMVSGAMSKITGGINIPGMF